Proteins encoded together in one Paenibacillus sp. J23TS9 window:
- a CDS encoding ABC transporter permease, whose protein sequence is MKKLLKVKFAWFPVWSTAVLMLCMICVYLPVFSGSTQKLTDFPLIVVNEDQGIPSMNLGQKMMDNLVERQNGHSFKWTIESSKEKALEEIKNNKAYGALVIPSNYSASLAQLQKTLMTGEAGGKAVNLEVLLNEGGGQMATSVASNALGTVATSASTGISNEIKASMMKQGIQVSPQATSLLDAPVQATTANVLGLPANVNKGMTPFMIVLISSISGLMGANMIHGYLGKIAEGMARKGHPLSSAKLLLTELLMGMILAVLVTSALLTFVFGIFGSAHTASIWRIYLFMLLCCLTMYFLFKMISLFLGKWGMLAMFPINILGIFASGGAIPLTTLPDFHRVFSSFLPTRYMVDGMRALFYYHGHMQAGLGTALKYIVTYFIMFLFVCAAMVIMAHHKDKKGKSKQEGEPQQGASHGQEMGLLAAE, encoded by the coding sequence TTGAAAAAATTATTGAAGGTGAAGTTTGCCTGGTTTCCCGTGTGGTCCACAGCTGTGCTCATGCTCTGCATGATCTGTGTATATCTGCCGGTCTTCAGTGGGTCAACGCAAAAATTAACCGATTTTCCACTGATTGTCGTGAATGAGGATCAAGGTATACCATCAATGAACCTGGGCCAAAAGATGATGGATAATCTGGTTGAAAGGCAGAACGGACATTCCTTTAAATGGACGATCGAATCCAGTAAGGAAAAGGCCCTTGAGGAAATAAAAAATAACAAGGCGTACGGTGCGCTCGTGATCCCGTCTAACTATTCTGCCTCGCTAGCCCAGCTGCAAAAGACACTGATGACCGGCGAAGCCGGAGGAAAGGCAGTTAATCTCGAGGTGCTGCTGAACGAAGGCGGCGGGCAGATGGCAACTTCCGTGGCTTCCAATGCGCTAGGAACAGTAGCCACATCGGCTTCGACCGGTATCAGCAACGAAATCAAGGCAAGCATGATGAAGCAAGGAATACAGGTGTCACCTCAGGCGACATCGCTTCTGGATGCTCCGGTACAGGCAACAACGGCCAATGTGCTTGGTTTACCTGCCAATGTTAATAAAGGCATGACACCTTTTATGATCGTGCTGATCTCGTCCATTAGCGGCTTGATGGGTGCCAATATGATACATGGCTATTTGGGTAAAATTGCCGAAGGCATGGCCCGCAAAGGCCATCCGCTCAGCTCGGCAAAGCTGCTGCTTACGGAATTGCTGATGGGTATGATTCTGGCTGTGCTGGTCACTTCCGCACTGCTTACCTTTGTGTTTGGTATCTTCGGTAGTGCGCATACGGCAAGCATCTGGAGAATCTATCTTTTCATGCTTTTATGCTGCCTCACCATGTACTTCTTATTCAAAATGATCAGCTTGTTTCTGGGTAAATGGGGGATGCTGGCGATGTTCCCAATTAACATTCTGGGTATCTTTGCAAGTGGTGGTGCCATTCCATTAACTACGCTGCCGGATTTCCACCGTGTCTTCAGCTCTTTTCTGCCGACCCGTTACATGGTTGACGGTATGCGTGCTTTGTTCTACTATCATGGGCATATGCAGGCAGGCCTCGGAACGGCGCTCAAATATATCGTAACGTATTTCATTATGTTCCTGTTTGTTTGTGCTGCCATGGTTATCATGGCACATCATAAGGATAAGAAGGGCAAGTCGAAACAAGAGGGAGAACCTCAGCAAGGAGCCAGTCACGGTCAGGAAATGGGCCTGCTAGCGGCAGAATAA
- a CDS encoding ABC transporter substrate-binding protein, protein MRKISMVLVSLVLSASMLAACGGNKTAEDPKPADNQGSQGTTDTGNKSEEPAQTDDITTKKVTIKIHYPLPDQKEARAQEDDKIKRFNEKYPNVTIVKDDWQYNVNEIGIKMASNEAPTFYNTFATEAQMLVEHGWVADLSDLYNSWEYKDEMNPLLQNQFIVDGKVYGITQNGYVTSTVINKGLLDAKQVPMPDMDWTWDDMYNVAKGATDAKKGISGIAPMGKGNESGWNWTNFLFEAGGEIQKNENGKYTATFNSDAGIKALDFYKKLRWEANAIPQDWALGWGDALNAFQQGRTAMVIAGAYDIIDSALNQGGLKPENVIAYPMPAAEKGGKHIGILGGNYLVINPNASKDEQEIAFRYITFDYFTDKGIEALDANIQERKDKNKYYVPAPLNYFSDNSEYATKVNAIYDKYDNVYRYDAKMLSLIDGKPEAQYGTQDYYGAMSNVVQESFSKKGTDSKAQLDATAKTVQTKFFDNIKAAK, encoded by the coding sequence ATGCGTAAGATTTCAATGGTGCTCGTCAGTCTCGTGCTTTCCGCTTCAATGCTGGCTGCGTGCGGCGGCAACAAGACGGCGGAGGACCCTAAACCGGCCGATAATCAAGGATCGCAAGGCACGACCGATACGGGTAACAAATCCGAAGAGCCTGCCCAAACGGATGATATTACCACGAAAAAAGTCACCATCAAGATCCACTACCCGCTGCCTGACCAAAAAGAAGCCAGAGCGCAGGAAGATGATAAAATCAAACGCTTCAACGAAAAATATCCGAACGTGACGATCGTCAAGGACGACTGGCAGTACAATGTCAACGAAATCGGTATTAAAATGGCCTCGAATGAAGCGCCGACGTTCTACAATACCTTCGCAACGGAGGCCCAAATGCTCGTGGAGCATGGCTGGGTAGCCGACCTCAGCGACCTGTACAACAGCTGGGAATACAAGGACGAGATGAACCCGCTCCTGCAGAACCAGTTTATCGTTGACGGCAAAGTGTACGGCATCACGCAAAACGGCTACGTGACGTCCACGGTCATCAACAAAGGGCTGCTGGATGCCAAGCAGGTTCCGATGCCGGATATGGACTGGACTTGGGACGATATGTACAACGTGGCCAAAGGCGCGACCGATGCCAAAAAAGGCATTTCCGGTATTGCTCCAATGGGTAAAGGCAATGAATCCGGCTGGAACTGGACGAACTTCCTGTTCGAAGCCGGCGGAGAAATCCAAAAGAACGAAAACGGCAAATATACGGCAACCTTTAATTCCGATGCAGGCATTAAAGCGCTCGACTTCTATAAGAAGCTGAGATGGGAAGCCAATGCCATTCCTCAAGACTGGGCGCTTGGATGGGGCGATGCCCTGAACGCGTTCCAGCAAGGACGTACGGCAATGGTCATCGCGGGAGCGTATGATATTATTGATTCTGCGCTGAACCAAGGCGGCCTGAAGCCGGAGAACGTGATTGCGTATCCGATGCCAGCTGCGGAAAAAGGCGGCAAGCACATCGGTATTCTCGGCGGAAACTATCTGGTAATCAACCCGAATGCTTCGAAGGATGAACAGGAAATCGCGTTCCGCTATATTACGTTCGACTACTTCACCGACAAGGGTATTGAAGCGCTGGATGCCAACATCCAAGAGCGTAAGGACAAAAACAAATACTATGTGCCTGCTCCGCTGAACTACTTCAGCGACAATTCCGAATACGCGACTAAAGTGAATGCCATCTACGACAAATACGACAACGTATACCGTTACGACGCCAAGATGCTGAGCCTGATTGACGGCAAGCCTGAGGCACAGTACGGCACGCAGGATTACTACGGCGCGATGTCCAACGTCGTGCAGGAGTCCTTCTCGAAGAAAGGCACGGATTCCAAAGCGCAGCTCGACGCAACGGCCAAAACCGTGCAAACGAAGTTTTTTGACAATATCAAAGCTGCGAAATAA
- a CDS encoding MarR family winged helix-turn-helix transcriptional regulator encodes MNHQHDITVDMLLDVYSELSKKMTGQRIRALTDHLREHEMSLNQFFILNIIERDGACLSNHLARELKLKAASITYLVDSLEKRGLVERLENPSDLRSHLITITEKGHEVSSYPFEQSLAADFFSTLSQDDIEVLYVMMRIMNRKLHSQSSKE; translated from the coding sequence TTGAATCATCAGCATGACATTACGGTAGATATGTTACTTGATGTATATAGTGAGCTATCCAAAAAAATGACTGGTCAGCGTATTCGTGCTTTAACGGACCATCTGCGCGAGCATGAAATGTCTTTGAACCAGTTTTTTATTCTGAACATTATTGAACGCGACGGAGCATGCCTATCGAATCATTTGGCCCGCGAACTGAAACTGAAAGCGGCGTCGATTACCTACCTGGTGGATTCACTTGAGAAGAGAGGGCTTGTTGAACGGCTTGAGAATCCGAGCGACCTTCGCAGCCATTTGATCACCATTACGGAAAAAGGACATGAAGTCTCCTCCTACCCATTCGAGCAGTCCTTGGCCGCTGATTTCTTCAGCACGCTGAGCCAGGATGATATAGAAGTTCTCTATGTGATGATGCGCATTATGAACCGTAAGTTACATTCACAATCATCAAAAGAATAG
- a CDS encoding polysaccharide deacetylase, whose protein sequence is MFKRLFDSKKRAACCGLSVLLFMLFSFFGEGSFPWPPQPADAKAPELSASQQQVELLYSSSSPTIKPVSAASGKTVYLTFDDGPSALTGEVLDILKKNNIHATFFVLGEQVKRYPELLQRIFEEGHAIGNHTYDHNYTELYRGFPVFWDQIKKTEEEISRITGVRPQLVRAPGGTAGHFDDTYFSLLKQGGYIVTDWNVDSGDSKRRGVPASEIIKGAETPVKSDKVVLLMHDGSGHGESVKALPKIISWYKAKGYQFGILSPEEEPVQFKVNDKARQLKRSAPSGEWVQSHVAGNAALFENDKPLRLEVGPQETTLQPGEYLYENGHYLVPVRAVAERLGGTAAWNAKTQTVDITLLADTDTTLQIDTKSGLLSVMVLGKKQTGHSTAVKNMNDSVWVPVRDLFDNAGYQHIAASENGEERRIKVF, encoded by the coding sequence ATGTTTAAAAGGTTATTTGATAGCAAAAAAAGAGCGGCTTGCTGTGGACTTTCAGTGCTGTTGTTTATGCTCTTTTCATTTTTCGGAGAAGGCTCGTTTCCTTGGCCTCCACAACCGGCAGATGCGAAAGCTCCGGAACTGTCGGCGAGTCAGCAGCAGGTTGAACTGCTGTATTCATCATCATCTCCCACAATCAAACCTGTATCAGCTGCAAGCGGCAAAACGGTCTACCTTACGTTTGACGATGGACCGAGTGCATTAACCGGCGAGGTACTTGATATTTTGAAAAAAAATAATATACATGCGACCTTCTTCGTGCTTGGTGAGCAGGTCAAGCGTTACCCTGAGCTGCTGCAGCGCATTTTTGAAGAAGGACATGCCATTGGCAATCATACGTACGATCATAATTATACCGAACTTTATCGCGGATTTCCTGTCTTCTGGGATCAGATTAAGAAAACGGAAGAAGAGATAAGCCGGATTACCGGTGTTCGTCCGCAATTGGTCAGAGCACCAGGGGGGACAGCCGGGCACTTCGATGATACTTATTTTAGTCTATTAAAGCAAGGAGGATACATCGTTACCGATTGGAATGTGGACAGCGGTGATTCCAAGCGCCGGGGAGTGCCTGCTTCTGAAATTATAAAAGGTGCGGAAACACCGGTAAAATCGGATAAGGTTGTGCTGCTGATGCATGACGGAAGCGGTCATGGCGAGAGCGTGAAGGCACTGCCGAAGATCATATCCTGGTATAAGGCAAAGGGCTATCAGTTTGGAATTCTTTCTCCGGAGGAAGAGCCTGTGCAGTTCAAGGTGAATGACAAGGCAAGACAGCTGAAGCGGAGCGCGCCAAGCGGGGAATGGGTTCAGTCGCATGTGGCCGGCAATGCCGCTTTGTTTGAGAATGATAAACCTCTCCGGCTCGAAGTGGGGCCGCAGGAGACGACGCTGCAGCCAGGGGAATACTTGTACGAGAACGGGCATTACTTGGTACCTGTACGCGCAGTAGCAGAAAGACTCGGTGGAACGGCCGCCTGGAATGCCAAAACGCAGACCGTGGATATAACCCTTTTGGCGGATACAGATACCACGCTGCAGATCGATACGAAATCCGGACTACTGTCTGTAATGGTATTGGGTAAGAAGCAGACAGGGCATTCTACGGCGGTAAAAAATATGAATGATTCGGTGTGGGTCCCGGTCCGTGATCTCTTTGATAATGCGGGGTATCAACATATTGCTGCTTCAGAGAACGGTGAGGAACGACGGATCAAGGTATTCTAA
- the bcp gene encoding thioredoxin-dependent thiol peroxidase gives MTEMVIGQEVPDFTLPASNGEEVTLSSYRGRKVVLYFYPKDMTPSCTQEACSFRDSHHILEEKGVALLGVSPDPVKSHGKFTDKYELPFLLLSDEEHKVSELYGVWQLKKMYGREYEGIVRSTFLIDEDGKLLKEWRKVKVAGHTEDILSAL, from the coding sequence ATGACAGAGATGGTTATCGGGCAAGAGGTGCCTGACTTTACGCTTCCCGCATCGAATGGAGAAGAAGTCACGCTAAGCAGCTATCGCGGCCGTAAAGTCGTATTGTATTTTTATCCGAAAGATATGACGCCGAGCTGCACGCAGGAGGCCTGCAGCTTCCGTGATTCCCATCATATATTGGAAGAAAAGGGGGTTGCCCTCCTGGGTGTAAGCCCCGATCCCGTTAAATCCCACGGTAAATTCACAGATAAGTACGAACTGCCTTTTCTCCTGCTGTCAGATGAGGAACACAAAGTCAGTGAGCTGTATGGCGTATGGCAGCTCAAAAAGATGTACGGACGCGAGTATGAGGGAATTGTCCGCTCTACTTTCCTTATTGATGAGGATGGGAAACTCCTGAAAGAATGGAGAAAAGTTAAAGTAGCAGGACATACCGAAGACATTTTGTCCGCTCTTTAA
- a CDS encoding MarR family winged helix-turn-helix transcriptional regulator, giving the protein MIKKQGELVLDSQDHILELLYSFRQVHLSFYQLFWKDAGTLGTTWIQYLVLRTLRDHPDIGLTELADFILIGNSTTSGVVDRLVKAGMVERKRSETDRRSITLRNTEEGDELRKRTEETCSDYLDPLLLIREEDRRHLLDTHQQIIDILSHKGRERSTL; this is encoded by the coding sequence TTGATTAAGAAACAGGGTGAGTTGGTTTTGGATTCGCAGGATCACATTCTAGAGTTGTTGTACTCTTTTCGCCAAGTGCATCTGAGCTTTTACCAATTGTTTTGGAAGGATGCGGGGACGCTTGGAACCACCTGGATTCAATATCTAGTGCTGCGAACACTCCGTGATCATCCGGATATCGGACTCACAGAGCTGGCAGATTTCATTCTTATAGGAAACAGCACGACCAGCGGTGTCGTGGATCGGCTTGTTAAGGCGGGGATGGTTGAACGCAAACGCTCCGAGACAGACCGAAGATCCATCACGCTGAGGAACACAGAGGAAGGGGATGAATTGCGAAAGCGCACAGAAGAAACATGCAGTGACTATCTGGATCCGCTCTTACTTATCCGAGAAGAGGACCGACGTCATTTGCTCGACACACATCAACAGATTATCGACATATTATCACATAAAGGGAGAGAGAGAAGTACATTATGA
- a CDS encoding LCP family protein: MTSRKKTILWIIAIILVAVIGYAVYYFTSIYSGLQGLQKTGEASPFKNVTPVEVKVPDPPKWEGTEPVNILLMGVDARGLKEGEVPRSDSMMVASLDPVKKRINLFSILRDTYTDIPEHGKDRINTAITHGPNTAMKAVGDLLGIQIQYYVYTDFQGFIKLVDAVGGVDFYVEKDMYYPSDADKHEYDINLKQGNQHLDGNTALQYVRFRHDATSDFTRTERQRAFLKAVAEKMQSTTSIMKLPDILEGVSPYIDTNLSVNDMWKLATVGYKSQMASSEQIPPMKLLKEKTIGGAAVLTVSSETALKDYIKDIFNKPAPVPVSSDGKTESETNSTTTQDTSSGSKNSSTGSN; this comes from the coding sequence ATGACCTCAAGGAAGAAAACGATATTGTGGATTATAGCCATCATTTTGGTAGCTGTGATCGGCTACGCGGTATATTATTTCACTTCGATTTATAGTGGTTTGCAAGGCCTGCAAAAAACCGGAGAAGCCTCTCCATTCAAAAACGTAACCCCCGTCGAAGTCAAGGTTCCCGATCCTCCCAAATGGGAAGGTACCGAGCCTGTTAACATTCTCCTCATGGGCGTAGACGCGCGGGGTCTCAAAGAAGGTGAAGTTCCGAGATCCGACAGCATGATGGTTGCTTCGCTTGATCCCGTCAAAAAGCGGATTAATCTGTTCTCTATTCTGCGCGATACGTACACGGATATTCCAGAACACGGGAAGGATCGCATCAACACCGCGATTACTCATGGTCCGAACACGGCCATGAAAGCCGTTGGCGACCTGCTCGGTATTCAAATCCAGTACTATGTCTACACCGATTTCCAGGGCTTTATCAAGCTTGTAGACGCAGTCGGTGGCGTCGATTTCTATGTTGAAAAGGATATGTACTATCCGAGCGACGCGGATAAGCATGAGTATGATATCAATTTGAAGCAGGGCAATCAGCATCTGGATGGCAACACTGCGCTCCAATATGTGCGCTTCCGTCATGATGCTACCTCTGACTTCACCCGTACCGAGCGGCAGCGCGCCTTTTTGAAGGCTGTTGCCGAGAAAATGCAGTCCACTACTTCCATCATGAAGCTTCCCGATATTCTGGAAGGCGTCAGTCCGTATATTGACACCAACTTGTCGGTCAACGATATGTGGAAGCTGGCAACAGTCGGCTACAAGAGCCAGATGGCCAGCAGTGAGCAGATTCCTCCGATGAAGCTCCTGAAAGAGAAAACCATTGGCGGCGCGGCTGTATTGACTGTATCGAGTGAGACGGCGCTGAAGGATTATATTAAGGATATCTTCAACAAACCGGCGCCGGTACCGGTCTCAAGCGATGGTAAAACCGAATCCGAAACAAACAGCACAACTACCCAGGACACTTCGTCCGGAAGCAAAAATAGCAGTACGGGCAGCAATTAA
- a CDS encoding glutamate-1-semialdehyde 2,1-aminomutase: protein MNRSRSEQLYQEALQHIVGGVNSPSRSFKAVGGGAPVFMKRANGAYFWDEDDNRYIDYLAAYGPIITGHAHPHITAAITQAAANGTLYGTPTELEIKLAKMLKEAIPSMDKVRFVNSGTEAVMTTIRVARAFTKRNKIIKFAGCYHGHSDLVLVAAGSGPSTLGIPDSAGIPTSIAQEVITVPFNDLEALQAALTKWGDDVAAVMVEPIVGNFGMVMPAKGFLEGLCQMTHDNGSLVIYDEVITAFRFHYGSTQTFAGLDNHEAIKPDLTALGKIIGGGLPIGAYGGSKEVMEQVAPLGPAYQAGTMAGNPASIAAGIACLEVLQGEGVYEEMNRLAIKLADGLQASADRHGVALTINRIRGSLSTHFCDHPVTNYEEAQDTDGEAFAAFFRHMLDRNINLAPSKYEAWFLTTAHTDEDVDATLAAAEESFREMGKERK, encoded by the coding sequence ATGAATCGTTCACGTTCTGAACAGCTTTACCAAGAAGCATTACAGCACATCGTCGGAGGCGTCAACAGCCCTTCCCGCTCATTCAAGGCGGTAGGCGGCGGGGCGCCTGTATTTATGAAGCGGGCAAACGGAGCCTATTTCTGGGATGAGGATGATAACCGCTATATAGATTATCTGGCTGCTTACGGCCCAATCATCACTGGACATGCCCATCCTCATATTACGGCAGCCATTACACAAGCAGCTGCAAACGGCACGCTGTATGGTACACCAACAGAGCTTGAGATCAAGCTTGCCAAAATGCTGAAGGAAGCCATTCCTTCCATGGACAAGGTCCGTTTTGTCAATTCCGGCACGGAGGCCGTAATGACGACCATCCGTGTTGCACGCGCTTTTACCAAACGAAACAAGATCATCAAATTCGCAGGCTGCTACCACGGCCACTCTGATCTGGTGCTGGTAGCTGCCGGTTCAGGTCCTTCCACGCTTGGCATTCCGGACAGCGCCGGGATACCAACAAGCATCGCCCAGGAAGTCATTACGGTTCCATTCAATGACCTCGAAGCCCTTCAAGCGGCTCTGACCAAATGGGGCGACGATGTCGCTGCTGTCATGGTGGAGCCGATTGTCGGCAACTTCGGTATGGTTATGCCTGCAAAGGGCTTCCTCGAAGGCCTTTGCCAAATGACACATGATAACGGGTCACTCGTGATTTATGACGAAGTGATCACCGCATTCCGATTCCATTATGGCTCTACCCAAACCTTTGCCGGTTTGGACAACCATGAGGCGATCAAGCCTGATCTGACCGCCCTTGGTAAAATCATCGGCGGCGGACTGCCGATCGGTGCTTATGGCGGCAGCAAAGAGGTTATGGAACAGGTTGCTCCACTCGGCCCGGCTTACCAGGCTGGAACCATGGCCGGCAACCCGGCTTCCATCGCTGCCGGCATTGCTTGCCTGGAAGTCCTTCAAGGCGAAGGCGTCTACGAAGAAATGAACCGGCTTGCCATTAAGCTTGCCGATGGACTTCAAGCTTCCGCTGACCGTCACGGCGTGGCACTGACCATTAACCGTATCCGCGGTTCCCTGTCCACACATTTCTGCGATCATCCGGTCACCAATTATGAAGAAGCGCAGGATACGGACGGTGAGGCTTTTGCTGCATTCTTCCGCCACATGCTCGACCGGAATATCAATCTGGCGCCTTCCAAGTATGAAGCCTGGTTCCTGACAACGGCGCATACCGATGAGGATGTCGACGCGACGCTTGCCGCTGCGGAGGAGTCGTTCCGCGAGATGGGCAAGGAACGTAAGTAA
- a CDS encoding DHA2 family efflux MFS transporter permease subunit: MNSSQAQSIEHIKKGPIIAALLIGAFVAFLNQTLMNVALPKIMDDLGIQANTGQWLTTGYMLVNGVLIPVTAFLIARFTTRQLFISAMSLFSIGTLICALSPSFAILMIGRLIQAGGAGILMPLMTVVFLNIFPIEKRGSAMGMMGIAMILAPAIGPTLSGYVVEHHSWRILFYIILPFAVIATLIGIFFLKNVTKVTKPRFDAISVILSTIGFGGLLYGFSDAGTDGWNSPRVIWTLVIGTVALIAFVWKQLLSKAPMLEFRIFKYNMFTLTTIINVIVTMAMYAGMILMPLFLQNIRMFTPMESGLMMLPGAILMGIMSPITGAIFDKIGARWLSVIGLLITVAMTYEFSQLTVDTSYSHMMIIYTVRMFGMSLMMMPIQTAGLNQLPRSMNAHGTAMSNTLRTISGSIGTAILVTVMTSQTKHYVTEGIKAGAAKATDQAQMGALTAQSMVHGINDAFNIATWLSVAALILAFFIKKTKPEEENLKTEMQKVGGAVNAEG; this comes from the coding sequence ATGAATAGCAGCCAAGCTCAGTCTATAGAGCATATTAAGAAAGGGCCGATTATCGCCGCATTGCTCATCGGCGCTTTTGTAGCGTTTCTGAATCAGACGCTTATGAATGTTGCCCTGCCTAAGATTATGGATGATCTTGGAATTCAAGCTAACACGGGACAATGGCTTACCACAGGCTATATGTTGGTCAATGGTGTTTTGATTCCTGTCACCGCATTTTTGATTGCAAGGTTTACAACAAGGCAGTTATTTATTTCGGCTATGTCGTTGTTCTCGATAGGAACGTTGATATGCGCCTTATCGCCGTCCTTTGCCATACTAATGATTGGCCGTTTGATTCAAGCCGGTGGTGCAGGTATTCTGATGCCGCTGATGACGGTTGTATTCCTGAACATCTTCCCGATTGAGAAACGCGGATCGGCTATGGGCATGATGGGGATTGCCATGATTTTGGCACCAGCGATTGGGCCTACATTGTCCGGTTATGTTGTTGAACATCATTCTTGGCGTATCCTGTTCTATATCATTTTGCCTTTTGCCGTCATTGCAACCTTAATCGGTATTTTCTTCTTGAAAAACGTAACCAAGGTAACTAAGCCGAGATTCGATGCGATCTCTGTCATCCTGTCTACGATCGGTTTTGGTGGACTTCTGTATGGATTCAGTGACGCAGGTACCGACGGCTGGAACAGCCCGCGGGTCATTTGGACGCTCGTTATCGGTACAGTGGCTCTAATAGCTTTCGTATGGAAACAGCTGTTGTCCAAGGCTCCTATGCTTGAATTCCGAATTTTTAAATATAATATGTTTACGCTGACGACGATCATTAACGTGATTGTAACGATGGCCATGTACGCAGGTATGATTTTAATGCCGCTGTTCCTGCAGAACATTCGTATGTTTACACCGATGGAGTCCGGCTTGATGATGCTTCCGGGTGCTATTCTGATGGGGATTATGTCCCCGATCACGGGAGCTATATTCGATAAAATCGGTGCCAGATGGCTATCTGTCATCGGTCTTTTGATCACGGTCGCAATGACCTATGAATTCAGTCAGTTGACCGTAGATACGTCGTATTCGCATATGATGATCATTTATACGGTCCGCATGTTTGGTATGTCACTCATGATGATGCCAATCCAGACCGCCGGTCTGAATCAGCTGCCGCGAAGTATGAATGCGCATGGTACAGCAATGTCCAATACGCTGCGTACGATCTCCGGTTCCATTGGTACAGCGATTCTGGTAACCGTAATGACCTCTCAAACGAAGCATTATGTAACCGAGGGTATTAAAGCCGGCGCTGCCAAAGCGACCGATCAGGCGCAAATGGGTGCGTTGACTGCACAATCCATGGTTCACGGCATTAACGATGCATTTAATATTGCTACATGGTTGAGTGTTGCTGCGTTGATTCTGGCCTTCTTTATCAAGAAGACGAAGCCGGAAGAGGAAAACCTGAAGACTGAAATGCAAAAAGTGGGCGGAGCCGTAAACGCCGAAGGTTAA
- a CDS encoding DedA family protein: MELLKWIQLLFGDYGYVVLFFGLVLEFIALPFPGETTMAYAGYLSYAGKLHFGWLLILAFLGTTIGITITYFIGLKAGLPFIQRYGKWVLLSEHKLERAQKWFNKYGQSLVFLGYFIPGVRHFTGYFAGMINLSFRKFALYAYSGALLWVVLFLSIGKLFGPQWNLVFHTVEKYSIWVVGAIILLALILLIYRYRNSLLFSKIMRKLKAKPVSKTRQN; the protein is encoded by the coding sequence TTGGAACTACTGAAGTGGATACAGCTATTGTTTGGCGATTACGGCTATGTCGTATTATTTTTTGGACTGGTACTGGAGTTCATCGCGCTCCCCTTTCCCGGGGAAACTACGATGGCGTATGCGGGTTATCTCTCCTATGCGGGAAAATTGCATTTTGGCTGGCTGCTCATACTCGCATTCCTTGGCACAACCATCGGCATTACGATAACGTATTTTATTGGCCTAAAGGCAGGGCTGCCTTTCATTCAACGTTATGGAAAATGGGTGCTGCTGTCTGAGCACAAGCTTGAACGCGCGCAAAAGTGGTTCAACAAATACGGTCAAAGCTTGGTTTTCCTTGGTTATTTCATTCCAGGCGTACGTCATTTCACCGGATATTTTGCCGGGATGATCAACCTTTCCTTTCGCAAGTTCGCCTTGTACGCATATAGTGGGGCGCTTCTGTGGGTCGTTCTGTTCTTAAGCATCGGCAAGCTGTTCGGGCCACAGTGGAATCTGGTTTTTCATACCGTGGAGAAATACTCGATATGGGTGGTTGGCGCCATTATCCTGCTCGCTCTGATCTTACTGATCTACCGATACAGAAATTCTTTGCTGTTCTCCAAGATCATGCGCAAGCTAAAGGCCAAGCCGGTATCCAAAACACGCCAAAATTAA